A genomic stretch from Arachis stenosperma cultivar V10309 chromosome 3, arast.V10309.gnm1.PFL2, whole genome shotgun sequence includes:
- the LOC130969387 gene encoding auxin-responsive protein IAA8-like produces the protein MAPPLLVTKEEGLSNASTVASASSPQSLDCFSQNGGVSLKERNYLGLSDCSSVDSSAAPGMSDEKKDNLNLKATELRLGLPGSQSPERGSDIFSLSSTKLDEKPLFPLLPLPTKDPCSSTQKTVVSGNKRGFADAMDGFPEGKFTGTAAINVMLSPRPAGLQPTAKKEIQSKVLQGETGAVSGTGGAVGGSSPASKAQVVGWPPIRSFRKNSLATTSKNNDEVDGKPSPAVLFVKVSMDGAPYLRKVDLRNYTTYQELSSALEKMFSCFILGQCGSHGAPGREMMSESKLKDLLHGSEYVLTYEDKDGDWMLVGDVPWEMFIDTCKRLKIMKGSDAIGLAPRAVEKSRSRS, from the exons ATGGCTCCGCCCCTGCTGGTTACCAAGGAGGAAGGGCTGAGCAACGCTTCAACTGTAGCGTCTGCATCTTCGCCACAATCCTTGGACTGCTTCTCCCAAAATGGAGGGGTTTCCTTGAAAGAACGCAACTACTTGGGTTTGTCCGATTGCTCATCGGTAGACAGTTCAGCTGCGCCCGGCATGTCTGATGAGAAAAAGGACAATCTGAATTTGAAGGCCACCGAGTTGAGGCTCGGCCTTCCTGGATCCCAATCTCCTGAAAGGGGTTCAGACATCTTCTCATTGAGCTCAACAAAGCTTGATGAGAAACCACTGTTCCCGTTGCTCCCGCTCCCTACGAAAGATCCCTGCTCATCAACTCAAAAGACTGTAGTTTCGGGAAACAAAAGGGGTTTTGCTGATGCAATGGATGGATTCCCCGAG GGAAAGTTTACTGGTACTGCAGCAATAAATGTGATGCTATCACCAAGACCTGCTGGACTGCAACCAACTGCAAAGAAGGAAATACAAAGCAAGGTATTACAAGGAGAGACCGGCGCAGTCAGTGGAACAGGAGGTGCTGTCGGTGGCAGTTCACCGGCTTCTAA GGCACAGGTTGTTGGTTGGCCTCCTATTAGATCATTTAGGAAAAACTCGTTGGCTACCACTTCAAAGAACAATGATGAAGTAGATGGAAAACCAAGCCCGGCGGTGCTCTTCGTGAAGGTGAGCATGGATGGTGCTCCATATCTGAGGAAGGTTGATCTGAGGAATTATACGACATACCAGGAATTGTCTTCTGCCCTTGAGAAGATGTTCAGCTGTTTTATCTTAG GTCAGTGTGGTTCGCATGGGGCTCCAGGAAGAGAAATGATGAGTGAGAGCAAGCTGAAGGATCTCCTGCATGGTTCAGAATATGTACTTACTTATGAAGACAAAGATGGCGACTGGATGCTCGTAGGAGATGTGCCTTGGGA GATGTTCATTGACACATGCAAGAGGCTGAAAATCATGAAGGGTTCTGATGCCATTGGCTTAG CTCCCAGGGCTGTGGAAAAATCCAGGAGCAGGAGCTAG